The following proteins are encoded in a genomic region of Oncorhynchus kisutch isolate 150728-3 linkage group LG6, Okis_V2, whole genome shotgun sequence:
- the LOC109891925 gene encoding contactin-associated protein 1, with protein sequence MICKILSIILLFWGVQECSSHECVDPLVSSLYANSFLASSRYNFLYSANFAKLYGSSGWSPSPRDRQPWLQIDLKRKYRIQAIATQGTFNSYDWVTKYTLLYGDRPDSWTPYVMKGGNSTMPGNWNYHQVKRNVFHYAFTAKHIRLLPLGWNTENGGKIGVRLEVFGCAYDSYVMQMNGDDSVAFMFPGKRFRTLQDHFAVNFKTLEQDGLLLHSEGVQGDILTLELRKGRLVLTIGLGSSTVNQVDGRTTMTVGNILDDQHWHYVTIKRYGRQVNFTVDAHTETAISKGDFTYIDLDTQMYVGGVIEPNVPHLPEVPNFRGCLENVFINGINVINMAQDQEPEIRIPRQKKMHYACRDILWKPMTFAGPNNYLQVPGFFRKPRMFVKFKFRSWDYTGLLMFTRFADDLGALELGLSEGQVNVTLFQPGKKKLQFAAGYRLNDGFWHTVDVAARDNLLSITIDEEEGSPLKITNPFTVRTGDRYFFGGCPKTNNTIRKCETKLNHFHGCMQQIFIDNEPVDIDIILQRRWGRYAELLLGTCGITDRCTPNPCEHEGRCIQSWDDFICLCENTGYKGEVCHMSVYKESCEAYRLTGKSWSGNYTIDPDLSGPLKPFEVYCKMKSDKAWTIVMHDRIDGIKVTGSTVDRPYIGDVNYWNASWDDVTALANTSMYCEQWIDYSCYKSRILNTPNGRPYSFWIGRNNESHEYWGGAFPESGKCGCAINQTCTDARFHCNCDADYRQWYSDKGYLMWKDHLPVRKVVVGDTNRTGSKAHISLGPLRCQGDRSIWNTISFTKPTYIEFPTFRPGSTVDISFHFKTYRPHGVFLENSDDWLRNFIRIELNTTQNLVFIFMVGDGILNVTLRSPVPLNDNEWHFVQAELNVKLARIKVDYQPWAVRRFPGQTFVTMEFTHPLLVGAANRTLWPFLGCLRGLRMNGATLDLEGKANEEQGIRRNCTGQCLNATIPCRNAAQCIEGYAAYTCDCGNTAFDGFYCHKDIGAYFEIGSWLRYNIRKKPTTNEEWWANWLDPHYHNFSLGYNDTSDEIEFSFSTFQTPAVLLYISSFVQDYMAVILKKDGTLDMRYRLGLITHKYQLSFRNLADGYPHYVNITRHNRTIRTQVDYMEPIVEKITLVEDGRFDSPKNIFLGRVMEVGDIDYEIQRHNSPGLVGCISGVRYNIYAPLKTLFRPNETEPPVTVQGFVSESNCGAFPPVHGYVPWEADHWFTSIEYIYIHDDLGLFWLTVVVAAAVILLFIGLYSIYIYLYRYKGSYHTNEPKNFLESPGGSSSRPLTGTLEKKRYPAIEEDFRSD encoded by the exons ATGATTTGCAAAATATTGAGCATAATCCTTTTATTTTGGGGTGTTCAAGAATGCTCATCAC ATGAATGTGTTGATCCCTTGGTATCTTCGCTCTATGCCAACTCCTTCTTGGCCTCTTCCAGATATAACTTTTTGTACTCGGCCAACTTTGCCAAATTGTATG GGAGCAGTGGCTGGTCCCCGTCCCCCCGGGACAGACAGCCCTGGCTGCAGATTGATCTGAAGAGGAAGTACCGCATCCAGGCCATCGCCACCCAGGGCACCTTCAATTCCTATGACTGGGTCACAAAGTACACACTACTCTATGGTGACCGCCCTGACTCCTGGACGCCCTACGTTATGAAAGGAGGGAACTcg ACGATGCCTGGGAACTGGAACTACCACCAGGTGAAGAGGAATGTGTTCCACTATGCCTTCACAGCCAAACACATCCGCCTCCTGCCCCTGGGGTGGAACACAGAGAATGGAGGCAAGATTGGCGTCAGGCTGGAGGTGTTTGGCTGTGCTTACG ACTCCTACGTGATGCAGATGAACGGGGACGACTCGGTGGCCTTCATGTTCCCAGGGAAGAGGTTCCGGACCCTGCAGGACCATTTTGCCGTGAACTTTAAGACCCTGGAGCAGGACGGGTTGCTGCTACACAGTGAGGGAGTCCAGGGAGACATCTTGACCCTGGAGCTGAGGAAAGGACGCCTCGTCCTCACCATCGGCCTAG GAAGCAGTACGGTCAACCAGGTGGACGGTCGGACCACAATGACCGTTGGCAACATACTAGATGACCAGCACTGGCATTACGTCACTATCAAGCGCTACGGTCGACAGGTCAACTTCACAGTGGACGCCCACACTGAGACGGCCATTAGCAAAGGAGATTTCACCTACATAGACCTGGACACTCAG ATGTATGTGGGCGGAGTGATTGAGCCCAATGTGCCCCACCTCCCAGAGGTTCCTAACTTCCGTGGCTGCCTGGAGAACGTCTTCATCAACGGGATCAACGTCATCAACATGGCCCAGGACCAGGAGCCCGAGATACGCATCCCTCGGCAG AAAAAGATGCACTACGCGTGCCGTGACATCCTGTGGAAGCCCATGACCTTCGCCGGGCCCAACAACTACCTGCAGGTGCCTGGGTTCTTCAGGAAGCCTCGGATGTTTGTCAAGTTTAAGTTCCGTTCCTGGGACTACACAGGCCTGCTGATGTTTACACGCTTCGCTGACGACCTGGGAGCCTTGGAGCTGGGCCTGAGTGAGGGACAGGTCAATGTCACACTCTTTCAGCCAGGCAAGAAGAAACTACAGTTCGCAGCAG GTTACCGTTTGAATGACGGTTTCTGGCACACGGTAGACGTAGCAGCCAGGGATAACCTACTGTCCATCACCATAGATGAGGAGGAGGGCTCTCCGCTGAAAATCACCAACCCCTTCACTGTCCGCACAGGGGACCGCTACTTCTTTGGAG GGTGTCCAAAGACTAACAACACGATCAGGAAGTGTGAGACCAAGCTGAACCACTTCCACGGCTGCATGCAGCAGATCTTTATCGACAACGAGCCGGTGGACATCGACATCATCCTGCAGCGACGCTGGGGACGCTACGCTGAACTGTTGTTGGGCACCTGTGGTATCACTGACAG ATGTACTCCAAACCCCTGTGAACACGAGGGCAGATGCATCCAGTCCTGGGATGACTTCATATGTCTGTGCGAGAACACAGGCTACAAAGGGGAGGTGTGCCATATGT CGGTCTACAAAGAGTCGTGTGAGGCCTACAGACTTACTGGTAAATCCTGGTCAGGGAATTATACCATAGACCCGGACCTGAGCGGACCCTTGAAACCATTCGAGGTGTACTGCAAGATGAAAT CCGACAAGGCATGGACGATAGTGATGCATGACCGTATCGACGGTATCAAGGTGACCGGTAGCACGGTGGACCGTCCTTACATAGGAGATGTCAACTACTGGAATGCCTCCTGGGACGATGTCACAGCACTGGCCAACACCTCCATGTACTGTGAACAGTGGATCGACTACTCCTGCTACAAGTCACGCATCCTCAACACGCCCA ATGGGAGACCGTACAGTTTCTGGATTGGTCGAAATAACGAGAGTCACGAGTACTGGGGCGGGGCTTTCCCTGAGAGTGGGAAGTGTGGCTGTGCTATCAACCAGACCTGCACTGATGCCAGGTTTCACTGTAACTGTGACGCTGACTACCGCCAATG GTACTCAGACAAGGGCTATCTGATGTGGAAGGATCACCTCCCAGTGAGgaaggtggtggtgggggacaCCAACAGGACAGGGTCAAAGGCCCACATCAGCCTCGGGCCCCTACGTTGCCAGGGCGACA GGAGCATTTGGAATACCATATCGTTCACCAAGCCCACCTACATCGAGTTCCCCACCTTCAGGCCAGGCAGCACCGTCGACATCTCCTTCCACTTTAAAACCTACCGCCCCCACGGAGTCTTCCTGGAGAACTCAGACGACTGGCTCCGTAACTTCATACGCATTGAGCTCAACA CCACCCAGAACCTGGTCTTCATATTCATGGTGGGAGACGGCATCCTCAACGTGACGCTACGCTCGCCGGTGCCTCTAAACGACAATGAGTGGCACTTTGTCCAGGCAGAGCTCAACGTGAAGTTAGCCAGGATCAAAGTGGACTATCAGCCATGGGCTGTGAGACGCTTCCCTGGCCAGACCTTTGTCACCATGGAGTTCACCCACCCTCTCCTCGTGG GCGCAGCCAATCGCACGCTGTGGCCATTCCTGGGCTGCCTCCGAGGGTTACGAATGAACGGTGCAACCCTTGACTTGGAAGGCAAAGCGAATGAGGAACAGGGTATACGGCGGAACTGTACGGGCCAGTGTCTGAACGCGACCATACCGTGTCGAAACGCCGCCCAGTGTATCGAGGGCTACGCCGCCTACACCTGTGACTGCGGCAACACTGCCTTCGACGGATTCTACTGCCACAAAG ACATTGGGGCCTACTTTGAGATAGGCTCGTGGTTGCGCTACAACATCAGAAAGAAGCCTACGACCAATGAAGAGTGGTGGGCTAACTGGCTGGACCCACACTACCACAACTTCAGCCTGGGCTACAACGACACCAGTGATGAGATAGAGTTCAGCTTCAGTACCTTCCAGACCCCGGCTGTACTGCTCTACATCAGCTCTTTCGTCCAGGACTACATGGCTGTCATCCTGAAGAAAGATG GAACCTTAGACATGAGGTATAGGTTGGGGTTGATTACCCACAAGTACCAGTTGTCCTTCAGGAACCTGGCAGATGGATACCCCCACTACGTCAACATAACCAGACACAACAGGACCATCAGGACACAG GTGGACTACATGGAGCCGATAGTGGAGAAGATCACCCTAGTGGAGGACGGCAGGTTTGACTCACCCAAGAACATCTTCCTGGGGAGAGTGATGG AGGTGGGTGACATTGACTATGAGATCCAGAGGCATAACAGTCCTGGTCTGGTGGGCTGTATATCTGGGGTGAGGTACAACATCTACGCCCCTCTTAAGACCCTCTTCCGGCCGAACGAGACGGAACCGCCGGTCACCGTGCAGGGCTTCGTCTCCGAGTCTAACTGTGGGGCCTTCCCTCCTGTCCATGGATATGTCCCTTGGGAGGCGGACCACTGGTTCACTTCTATAG AATACATATATATCCACGATGACCTAGGCCTGTTTTGGTTGACAG